The Nocardia sp. XZ_19_385 genome window below encodes:
- a CDS encoding DUF998 domain-containing protein: MMKVSRWCGLLTGPLFIAAFFVLGAVRDNYNPMRHPVSALSLGPWGWTASLAFGVCGTLGLIFAAGLWRAGGMVAAILVGLWAIGLLGLGLFDTDPVSGFPPGQPVPPDTTFHSTLHNLFSILVLLGLTAACFVFAGERGWLWMGYSLASGLVFGVAFMVAGSGFAQAPNLVDIGGLWQRIAIVVGWTWLTVLAFLSKELSSA, encoded by the coding sequence ATGATGAAGGTCAGCCGCTGGTGCGGGCTGCTCACCGGGCCGCTGTTCATCGCAGCGTTTTTCGTCCTGGGTGCGGTCCGAGACAACTACAACCCGATGCGGCATCCGGTCAGCGCCCTCTCCCTCGGCCCGTGGGGATGGACGGCGAGCCTCGCATTCGGCGTGTGCGGGACGCTCGGCCTGATCTTCGCAGCCGGATTGTGGCGGGCGGGCGGTATGGTCGCCGCAATACTGGTGGGACTGTGGGCAATCGGCCTGCTCGGGCTGGGACTGTTCGACACCGACCCGGTCAGCGGCTTCCCACCCGGCCAACCGGTCCCACCCGACACCACCTTCCACAGCACCCTGCACAACCTGTTCTCGATCCTGGTGCTGCTCGGCCTCACCGCGGCCTGCTTCGTCTTCGCCGGGGAGCGGGGTTGGCTGTGGATGGGCTATTCGCTGGCCTCCGGGCTGGTCTTCGGGGTGGCGTTCATGGTGGCGGGCAGCGGTTTCGCGCAGGCCCCGAATCTGGTCGACATCGGCGGCCTGTGGCAGCGGATCGCGATCGTGGTCGGCTGGACGTGGCTGACGGTGCTGGCGTTCCTGTCGAAGGAGCTGTCGAGCGCATAG
- a CDS encoding DUF308 domain-containing protein, translating to MPENGGVGRVEPRVLGGRQAVLAAGVATVILGVVIAVWPEKTVAVAELLFGLYLLINALLQMWIAIGAKFAVALRSLVFVSGAISMLLAGLCLYSGNSVLLLAMWLGIAWSVRGITHATVAAWDDRLPDGVRHELFGLFTMVLGIAVLALPFETLESLALVSGGALIVLGILELLLAGVGAVVGIPGSARVPATRGG from the coding sequence ATGCCCGAAAACGGTGGTGTGGGGCGTGTGGAACCGAGGGTGCTGGGTGGTCGGCAGGCGGTGCTCGCTGCCGGGGTAGCGACGGTGATTCTCGGTGTGGTGATCGCGGTTTGGCCGGAGAAGACGGTCGCGGTCGCGGAACTGCTGTTCGGTTTGTATCTACTGATCAACGCTTTGCTACAGATGTGGATCGCCATCGGTGCGAAGTTTGCTGTGGCGTTGCGTTCTCTCGTGTTCGTGAGTGGGGCGATTTCGATGCTGCTGGCGGGGCTGTGTCTCTACAGCGGCAATTCGGTGCTGCTGCTGGCGATGTGGCTGGGGATCGCGTGGTCGGTGCGCGGGATCACGCATGCCACCGTCGCCGCCTGGGATGATCGCCTGCCCGATGGTGTGCGCCATGAACTGTTCGGACTGTTCACCATGGTGCTCGGCATCGCGGTGCTGGCCTTGCCGTTCGAAACGCTGGAATCGCTGGCGCTGGTCAGTGGTGGCGCACTGATCGTGCTGGGGATCTTGGAGCTGCTTCTCGCGGGTGTCGGTGCGGTGGTGGGTATTCCGGGTTCGGCGCGGGTCCCCGCGACGCGCGGTGGATGA
- a CDS encoding VOC family protein: MALQLVQVNFKARDDAALGRFWAQALGWGVSSEGPGVTNVEPVGFTWPDPSAVCIDVVTVPDPETVHYRVYLDLATTSTSHQAELVARLRELGATPADLGQGEVPWQVLADPEGNVFRVLEPREIYRDTGPIAAVVADCADPRAMAGFWGEAIDWPVHDLADDRALLRSAEGVGPYLEFRRAPNGKAAVSRVHLDVLPCRGDDQATEVARLQALGARSSDVGQGEVSWRVLADPEGHDFCVLARS; encoded by the coding sequence ATGGCGCTGCAATTGGTTCAGGTGAATTTCAAGGCCCGCGACGATGCGGCGCTCGGACGGTTCTGGGCGCAGGCCCTCGGCTGGGGTGTTTCCAGCGAGGGTCCCGGGGTGACCAACGTGGAGCCGGTGGGTTTCACCTGGCCGGATCCCAGTGCCGTCTGCATCGATGTCGTCACCGTTCCGGACCCCGAAACAGTGCACTACCGCGTGTATCTCGATCTCGCCACCACCTCCACGTCCCATCAAGCGGAGTTGGTGGCGCGCCTGCGAGAGCTCGGTGCGACGCCGGCCGATCTGGGCCAGGGTGAGGTGCCGTGGCAGGTGCTGGCCGACCCGGAGGGCAACGTGTTCCGCGTGCTGGAGCCACGGGAGATCTATCGCGACACCGGACCGATCGCCGCGGTGGTCGCCGACTGTGCCGACCCGCGGGCCATGGCCGGGTTCTGGGGCGAGGCGATCGACTGGCCTGTGCACGATCTCGCCGATGACCGCGCGCTGCTGCGCTCGGCCGAAGGAGTAGGGCCGTATCTGGAGTTCCGTCGCGCGCCTAACGGGAAGGCCGCGGTGAGCCGGGTCCATCTTGACGTGCTGCCCTGCCGCGGTGACGATCAAGCGACGGAGGTGGCGCGGTTGCAGGCCCTCGGCGCGAGGTCGTCCGATGTGGGTCAGGGCGAGGTGTCGTGGCGGGTGCTGGCCGACCCGGAGGGCCATGATTTCTGCGTCCTCGCCCGGTCTTGA
- a CDS encoding RNA polymerase sigma factor: MDEALLRTLTPTVIGILGRRGADFATAEDAVQEALLEAVRVWPDDPPRDPKGWLVIVAWRKFLDVARADTSRRQREELVEIEPEPGPAQAVDDTLQLYFLCAHPALTPASAVALTLRAVGGLTTKQIAQAYLVPEATMAQRISRAKRTVAGVRLDQPGDVATVLRVLYLVFNEGYSGEIDLAAEAIRLTRQLATAIKHEEVAGLLALMLLHHARRPARTRADGSLVPLAEQDRSLWNTRMIAEGVDILQAALARDRLGEFQSQAAIAALHADAHTAEETDWVQIVEWYDELLRFTANPVARLNRAVALGEADGPRAGLAALSELDPTLPRYTAAAAYLHERDGDLVTAAHLYTEAAQSAPNLPERHHLTRQAARLNSKLHG, translated from the coding sequence GTGGATGAGGCCCTGCTGCGGACCCTCACCCCCACGGTGATCGGGATCCTCGGCCGTCGCGGAGCGGATTTCGCGACGGCCGAGGACGCCGTCCAGGAGGCGCTGCTCGAAGCGGTGCGGGTCTGGCCCGATGATCCACCGCGCGACCCCAAGGGCTGGCTGGTCATCGTGGCCTGGCGCAAGTTTCTCGACGTCGCCCGCGCCGACACCTCCCGGCGGCAGCGTGAGGAACTCGTCGAGATCGAGCCGGAACCCGGTCCCGCACAGGCGGTGGACGACACCCTCCAGCTGTACTTCCTGTGCGCCCACCCCGCGCTGACACCGGCATCGGCGGTCGCACTCACCCTGCGCGCGGTCGGCGGCCTGACCACCAAACAGATCGCGCAGGCCTACCTGGTGCCCGAAGCGACCATGGCCCAGCGCATCAGCCGCGCCAAACGCACCGTCGCGGGCGTCCGGCTCGACCAACCCGGCGACGTCGCCACCGTGCTTCGCGTGCTCTACCTGGTCTTCAACGAGGGCTACTCCGGCGAAATCGACCTCGCCGCCGAAGCCATCCGCCTCACCCGCCAGCTCGCGACCGCGATCAAACACGAGGAAGTGGCGGGCCTGCTGGCCCTCATGCTGCTGCACCACGCCCGCCGCCCGGCCCGAACCCGCGCCGACGGCAGCCTGGTACCGCTCGCCGAGCAGGACCGCAGCCTCTGGAACACCCGCATGATCGCCGAGGGCGTCGACATCCTCCAAGCGGCCCTGGCCCGAGATCGATTGGGCGAGTTCCAATCCCAGGCCGCCATCGCCGCCTTGCACGCCGACGCCCACACCGCGGAGGAAACCGACTGGGTACAGATCGTCGAGTGGTACGACGAACTACTGCGCTTCACCGCCAACCCGGTGGCCCGCCTCAACCGCGCCGTCGCGCTCGGCGAGGCCGACGGCCCGCGCGCAGGTCTGGCCGCGCTCTCCGAACTCGACCCGACACTGCCGAGATACACCGCCGCAGCAGCCTACCTGCACGAGCGCGACGGCGACCTGGTCACCGCCGCCCACCTCTACACCGAAGCCGCCCAGTCAGCCCCCAACCTCCCTGAACGCCACCACCTCACCCGCCAAGCCGCCCGCCTGAATTCAAAGCTCCACGGCTGA
- a CDS encoding YciI family protein: protein MAKYLLLKHYRGAPAAVNDVPMDQWTPEEISAHVRYMEDFAARLKVTGEYVDGQALSPQGTFVRYDGEGNPPVTDGPFAETKDLIAGWMVIDVDTYDRALELAAELSAAPGAGGKPIHEWLELRPFYATAPTITE, encoded by the coding sequence ATGGCGAAGTACCTGTTGCTCAAGCACTACCGCGGCGCACCGGCGGCGGTCAACGACGTGCCGATGGATCAGTGGACGCCGGAGGAGATCTCGGCCCACGTGCGATACATGGAGGACTTCGCCGCCCGGCTCAAGGTCACCGGCGAATACGTCGACGGCCAGGCGCTGTCCCCGCAGGGCACTTTCGTCCGCTACGACGGCGAGGGGAATCCGCCGGTCACCGACGGCCCGTTCGCCGAAACCAAGGATCTGATCGCCGGCTGGATGGTGATCGACGTCGACACCTACGACCGGGCGCTGGAGCTGGCCGCCGAGCTGTCCGCGGCGCCGGGCGCGGGCGGCAAGCCGATCCACGAGTGGCTCGAGCTGCGCCCGTTCTATGCCACGGCGCCGACCATCACGGAGTGA
- a CDS encoding prolipoprotein diacylglyceryl transferase has translation MVPHLIFGIPTHGFFVALGVVAASVVFVLECRRRNALGEESLVAVTGALVGGAIGMRLSSLVETLDPYESWMFGARSVLGGLLGAYAGVLVAKKIIGYKERTGDLFAPAVALGMAVGRIGCHLTEAPGRPTELPWGIHAPGTVPSCPGCASGAAMHPSFLYEIAFQLAAFGALLWLRNRVSAPGELFTLYVSAYAIFRFLVEFTRANETVWLDLTRPQWFLLPGLVLVAVRLGVGYRRGHYDMILGRKVAA, from the coding sequence ATGGTGCCGCACCTGATCTTCGGGATTCCGACGCATGGGTTCTTCGTGGCGCTCGGGGTGGTCGCGGCGTCGGTGGTGTTCGTGCTGGAGTGCCGGCGGCGTAACGCGCTGGGGGAGGAATCGCTGGTTGCCGTGACCGGGGCGCTGGTGGGTGGGGCGATCGGGATGCGGTTGTCGAGTCTCGTGGAAACTCTTGACCCGTATGAGAGTTGGATGTTCGGGGCGCGCAGTGTGCTCGGCGGGCTGCTCGGGGCGTATGCCGGGGTGCTGGTCGCGAAGAAGATCATCGGGTACAAGGAGCGGACCGGGGATTTGTTCGCGCCGGCGGTGGCGTTGGGGATGGCGGTGGGGCGGATCGGGTGTCATCTCACCGAGGCGCCCGGGCGGCCGACGGAGCTGCCGTGGGGGATACACGCGCCGGGCACGGTGCCGAGTTGTCCGGGGTGTGCGAGCGGGGCGGCGATGCATCCGAGTTTCCTCTACGAGATCGCCTTCCAGTTGGCTGCTTTCGGAGCGCTGCTGTGGTTGCGGAACCGGGTCAGCGCGCCCGGGGAACTGTTCACGCTGTATGTGAGCGCGTACGCGATCTTCCGGTTCCTGGTCGAGTTCACCCGCGCCAACGAGACGGTGTGGCTGGATCTGACGCGCCCGCAATGGTTTCTGCTGCCGGGGCTGGTGCTGGTCGCGGTGCGGCTCGGCGTCGGGTATCGGCGTGGGCACTACGACATGATCCTCGGGCGGAAGGTCGCGGCATGA
- a CDS encoding site-specific integrase encodes MEAVPELVRNELRRGVRSVLVDAAALRLVRERFDEVQAGSLRRYLEASQSANTLRAYRTDWIAWAGWCATEQRQALPADPLDVAVYLAAAADARRENGEWAFSPATLERKSAAIAAVHAANGLPSPTRSDVVRLTLRGIRRTRRTPPTRKRPVLLHTLDQLLAGLPEPGWPTEPARRRDALALLIGFAGALRRSELAGLRIADVRVNVDHGTGEPLLLVHLPTTKTDPTGVAEQRVALPRGQHPHTCPVCAFADWIRLLEVHTGTGEPGVRAWLAEAPGTDSTIHRCHGFTGTVLAENPDLPLFPTINRHGGLGADAMSGRAVAELVKRYAARAGLDPDLFSGHSLRAGFATQAALGGASDREIMRQGRWTNPRTVHNYIRTANPLEDNAVTKLGL; translated from the coding sequence GTGGAGGCGGTACCCGAGCTGGTGCGCAACGAGCTGCGCCGGGGTGTGCGCAGCGTGCTGGTGGACGCGGCCGCGCTGCGGCTGGTGCGGGAACGCTTCGACGAGGTGCAGGCCGGGTCGCTGCGCCGGTATCTGGAGGCGTCGCAGTCGGCGAATACGTTGCGCGCGTACCGCACCGACTGGATCGCGTGGGCCGGATGGTGTGCCACCGAGCAGCGCCAGGCGCTGCCGGCCGACCCGCTGGATGTGGCGGTGTATCTGGCCGCCGCCGCCGACGCCCGCCGCGAGAACGGCGAATGGGCGTTCAGCCCGGCCACTTTGGAACGCAAGTCGGCCGCGATCGCCGCGGTGCACGCCGCCAACGGGTTGCCCTCGCCGACCCGTTCCGATGTCGTCCGGCTGACCCTGCGCGGTATCCGCCGCACCCGCCGCACCCCGCCGACCCGCAAACGCCCGGTCCTGCTACACACCCTCGACCAGCTGCTGGCCGGGCTTCCCGAGCCGGGCTGGCCCACCGAACCCGCCCGCCGACGTGACGCGCTGGCCTTGCTCATCGGTTTCGCGGGCGCGCTGCGCCGCAGCGAACTCGCCGGTCTGCGCATCGCCGATGTCCGCGTCAACGTCGATCACGGCACCGGCGAACCGCTGCTGCTGGTGCATCTTCCGACCACCAAGACCGACCCGACCGGTGTCGCCGAACAACGTGTCGCGCTCCCCCGCGGTCAACATCCGCACACCTGCCCGGTCTGCGCGTTTGCCGACTGGATCCGGCTGCTGGAAGTCCACACCGGCACCGGCGAGCCGGGGGTGCGCGCCTGGCTCGCCGAAGCTCCCGGCACCGACAGCACGATCCATCGCTGTCACGGATTCACCGGCACAGTGTTGGCCGAAAACCCTGATCTGCCACTGTTTCCCACCATCAACCGGCACGGCGGGCTGGGCGCGGACGCCATGTCCGGCCGTGCGGTCGCGGAATTGGTCAAACGCTACGCCGCCCGCGCGGGCCTGGACCCGGACCTGTTCTCCGGCCACTCCCTGCGCGCCGGTTTCGCCACCCAGGCCGCGCTCGGCGGCGCCTCCGACCGCGAGATCATGCGCCAGGGCCGCTGGACCAATCCCCGCACCGTGCACAACTACATCCGCACCGCCAACCCGCT
- a CDS encoding S8 family peptidase produces the protein MRSPAELIVVTRGAGAPIQPIALRDNLATEEHLTTLLPLGARLRRIFGPPNRLPGRLAGTDQEPVGADYLNYFTVEGAVYDLEAIAERLRADDSVDGAYVKPGAEPPIAPLQAAARSYTDAPPVTPDFQARQGYLDAAPVGVDARWAWTKPGGRGTGVRVIDIEGAWQFSHEDLTQNQGGVIGGQSTEDEGWRNHGTAVAGEISGDVNAFGITGIAPDSVIRAVSIFGAGSAAAIRTAADALSAGDIILLELHRPGPRHNYADRPDQAGYIAIEWWPDDLAAIRYANTRGVIVVEAAGNGGENLDATLYDTRPTGFPSTWRNPFRAEDSGAIIVGAGAPPPGTHGRDHGPARSRLAFSNYGSRVDTQGWGREVTTTGYGDLQGGGDEDYWYTDTFSGTSSASPIVVGALACYQGIRAAGPGRLTPADIRTRLRATGSPQTAAPDRPATQRIGNLPDLRTLTP, from the coding sequence ATGCGGTCACCGGCGGAACTGATCGTCGTCACCCGCGGTGCGGGCGCGCCGATCCAGCCGATCGCGTTGCGCGACAACCTCGCCACCGAGGAGCATCTGACCACGCTGCTGCCGCTGGGCGCGCGGCTGCGCCGGATCTTCGGTCCGCCCAACCGGTTACCGGGCCGGTTGGCGGGCACCGATCAGGAACCGGTCGGCGCGGATTACCTGAACTACTTCACGGTCGAGGGCGCCGTCTATGACCTCGAAGCGATCGCCGAACGGCTGCGCGCCGATGATTCGGTCGACGGGGCCTACGTCAAACCCGGCGCGGAACCACCCATCGCGCCGTTGCAGGCCGCTGCCCGCTCCTATACGGACGCGCCGCCGGTGACCCCGGATTTCCAAGCGCGGCAAGGATATTTGGACGCCGCACCGGTCGGGGTCGACGCGCGCTGGGCTTGGACCAAGCCCGGTGGGCGCGGCACGGGCGTGCGGGTGATCGATATCGAGGGCGCCTGGCAGTTCAGCCACGAGGATCTCACCCAGAATCAGGGCGGGGTGATCGGCGGCCAATCCACCGAGGACGAGGGCTGGCGCAATCACGGCACCGCGGTGGCGGGCGAGATCAGCGGCGACGTCAACGCCTTCGGAATCACCGGTATCGCACCGGATTCGGTGATTCGCGCGGTCTCGATCTTCGGTGCGGGCTCGGCGGCGGCGATCCGCACGGCCGCCGATGCTCTCAGCGCCGGTGACATCATCCTGCTCGAACTGCACCGCCCCGGCCCCCGCCACAATTACGCCGACCGCCCCGACCAGGCGGGCTACATCGCCATCGAATGGTGGCCCGACGACTTGGCCGCGATCCGCTACGCCAACACTCGCGGGGTGATCGTGGTGGAAGCGGCGGGCAACGGCGGGGAGAACCTCGACGCCACCCTGTACGACACCCGCCCCACCGGTTTCCCGTCCACGTGGCGCAACCCGTTCCGCGCCGAGGACTCCGGAGCGATCATCGTCGGCGCCGGCGCCCCACCCCCGGGCACCCACGGCCGCGACCACGGGCCCGCCCGCTCCCGCCTCGCGTTCTCCAACTACGGCAGCCGCGTCGACACCCAAGGCTGGGGCCGAGAGGTCACTACCACCGGCTACGGCGACCTCCAAGGCGGTGGCGACGAAGACTACTGGTACACCGACACTTTCAGCGGCACCTCCAGCGCCTCCCCGATCGTCGTCGGTGCCCTTGCCTGCTACCAAGGCATCCGCGCCGCAGGCCCGGGCCGCCTGACCCCCGCCGACATCCGCACCCGCCTGCGCGCCACCGGTTCACCCCAAACCGCGGCCCCCGACCGCCCCGCCACCCAGCGCATCGGCAACCTCCCCGATCTGCGTACCCTCACCCCCTGA
- a CDS encoding radical SAM protein gives MPLRGDRILRYVNAFCPQCHEEAPETPLSQVPRLSGWLADRGGQVLLERGCPSHGMVRTLYDEDPEILEYLEQWTAPTKAHLPDVPGNFDPVPSAYLRGLPEMQTQHTCILLEDIIDSCNLRCPTCFADSSPDLRGVVAVEDVLANVDQRLSRENGKLDVLMLSGGEPTLHPDLPRLLDELTARPITRILINTNGLRIARDDSLIELLARHRERVEVYLQYDGSSAAASRHHRGGDLRARKAEALQRLSTHGIFTTLVMTIALGVNDDEIGDVVRVALDTPFVGGVSLQPQFSSGRSGVIDPMHRLTHTGVLRRLGPQTGNQVTWRDLTALPCSHPHCCSVGYLLRDDAGQWRSLVSLIGHDRLKDQLGLVSNRIADTSIPAELRTAVQESLLGLLSEQSSLSHPEIGKVWQNICENCDLGMSTLLTLASSALPGRRKRLRTLLGERVVRITVKPFMDMSTMIEERLTQCCVHVGTRSDADQCAPFCAVQAWPALSRQRLSAAAPAGRELLPMEAN, from the coding sequence ATGCCGCTGCGTGGGGACCGAATCCTGCGCTATGTGAACGCCTTCTGCCCGCAGTGCCACGAAGAAGCACCGGAGACGCCGCTCTCGCAGGTGCCGCGGTTGTCGGGTTGGCTGGCCGACCGCGGTGGCCAGGTGCTGCTGGAACGGGGGTGCCCGAGTCACGGCATGGTCCGCACGCTCTACGACGAGGACCCGGAGATCCTGGAGTACCTGGAGCAGTGGACCGCGCCCACCAAAGCGCACCTGCCCGACGTGCCCGGCAACTTCGACCCGGTGCCGTCGGCGTATCTACGTGGCTTGCCGGAAATGCAGACCCAGCACACCTGCATCCTGCTCGAAGACATCATCGACAGCTGTAATCTGCGCTGCCCCACCTGTTTCGCCGACTCGTCCCCGGACCTGCGCGGCGTCGTCGCGGTCGAGGACGTGCTCGCCAATGTCGATCAGCGGTTGTCCCGCGAGAACGGCAAACTCGATGTGCTGATGCTCAGCGGCGGCGAACCCACCCTGCATCCGGACCTGCCCCGCCTACTCGACGAACTGACCGCACGCCCGATCACCCGAATCCTGATCAACACCAACGGGTTGCGCATCGCCCGCGACGATTCCCTGATCGAACTGCTGGCCCGGCATCGGGAACGGGTGGAGGTGTATTTGCAATACGACGGCAGTTCCGCGGCGGCCTCCCGCCACCACCGCGGCGGCGACCTGCGCGCGCGCAAGGCCGAAGCGCTGCAACGGCTCTCCACCCACGGCATCTTCACCACCTTGGTGATGACGATCGCCCTCGGCGTCAACGACGACGAAATCGGCGACGTGGTCCGCGTCGCCCTCGACACCCCGTTCGTCGGCGGTGTGTCGCTGCAACCCCAATTCAGTTCCGGCCGTTCCGGTGTCATCGATCCGATGCACCGCCTCACCCACACCGGCGTCCTGCGCCGCCTGGGCCCGCAAACCGGCAACCAGGTCACCTGGCGCGACCTCACCGCCCTGCCCTGCTCACACCCGCATTGCTGCTCGGTCGGCTACCTGCTGCGCGACGATGCCGGCCAGTGGCGTTCGCTGGTCTCCCTCATCGGCCACGACCGGCTCAAAGACCAACTGGGCCTGGTCTCCAACCGCATCGCCGACACCAGCATCCCCGCCGAACTGCGCACCGCCGTCCAGGAATCCCTGCTGGGGCTGCTGTCGGAACAGTCCTCCCTGTCGCACCCGGAGATCGGCAAAGTCTGGCAGAACATCTGCGAGAACTGCGATCTCGGCATGTCCACCCTGCTCACCCTCGCCTCCTCCGCCCTGCCCGGCCGCCGCAAACGCCTGCGCACCTTGCTCGGCGAACGCGTCGTCCGCATCACCGTCAAACCGTTCATGGACATGTCGACCATGATCGAAGAACGCCTCACCCAATGCTGCGTCCACGTCGGCACCCGCTCCGACGCCGACCAATGCGCCCCCTTCTGCGCCGTCCAAGCCTGGCCCGCCCTGTCCCGACAACGCCTGTCGGCCGCCGCTCCGGCGGGTCGCGAACTCCTGCCGATGGAGGCCAATTGA
- a CDS encoding DUF5925 domain-containing protein, with amino-acid sequence MTSTPQERLRLVGREEPAAPALSWVMNLDDSDSPRDIIDALFLAPYLSGEQPHAVAVELEGVKPDAPLQPQDARVVRASDDESTKATLSVGDGWTLRVVRRTNGNAMVDVCAVTDELARTVLEMCSADATVEPEVDDSQVSMGFWHNSAHGPQRRERTISADAWAQVEGNYGTDVGAAIRKLMALRAEDVSGRLLLLHGPPGTGKTSALRALAREWSQWCQVDCVLDPEVLFATPGYLMEVAIGVDTYDQNKRRWRLLVLEDCDELIRGSAKESTGQGLSRLLNLTDGMLGQGRDVLVAITTNENLSRLHPAVVRPGRCLAQLEVGPLAPAEASAWLERELGDRPKPAVGPDGMTLAELIEAREERTRIQSTPVEFSNAGYL; translated from the coding sequence ATGACATCGACACCACAGGAACGCCTTCGGCTCGTCGGCCGCGAGGAGCCGGCCGCGCCCGCGCTCTCGTGGGTGATGAACCTCGACGATTCGGACTCCCCGCGCGACATCATCGACGCGCTCTTCCTCGCGCCCTACCTCAGCGGTGAACAGCCGCACGCGGTGGCCGTCGAGCTCGAGGGCGTGAAGCCGGACGCGCCGCTACAACCCCAGGACGCCCGGGTGGTGCGCGCCAGTGACGACGAGAGCACGAAGGCCACACTGTCGGTCGGGGACGGCTGGACGCTGCGCGTCGTGCGCCGGACCAACGGCAACGCGATGGTGGATGTCTGCGCGGTCACCGACGAGCTGGCGCGCACCGTACTCGAGATGTGCAGCGCCGACGCCACCGTGGAACCCGAGGTCGACGACAGTCAGGTGTCGATGGGCTTCTGGCACAACAGCGCTCATGGTCCGCAGCGGCGCGAACGCACCATCAGCGCCGACGCCTGGGCGCAGGTCGAGGGCAATTACGGCACCGATGTCGGTGCGGCGATACGGAAGCTGATGGCGTTGCGCGCCGAGGACGTGAGCGGACGGCTGCTGCTGTTGCACGGCCCGCCGGGCACCGGCAAGACGTCGGCGCTGCGGGCACTCGCCCGGGAATGGTCGCAGTGGTGTCAGGTCGACTGTGTGCTCGACCCGGAGGTGCTGTTCGCCACCCCCGGCTACCTCATGGAGGTCGCCATCGGTGTCGACACCTACGACCAGAACAAGCGGCGCTGGCGGCTGCTCGTGCTCGAAGACTGTGACGAATTGATTCGCGGGTCCGCGAAGGAATCGACCGGGCAAGGGCTTTCGCGTCTGCTCAACCTCACCGACGGAATGCTGGGTCAGGGCCGGGACGTCCTGGTGGCGATCACGACCAACGAGAATCTGTCGCGGTTGCATCCGGCTGTGGTCCGGCCCGGGCGCTGCCTCGCGCAGCTCGAAGTCGGCCCGCTCGCGCCCGCCGAGGCGAGCGCCTGGCTGGAGCGTGAGCTGGGGGACCGGCCCAAACCGGCGGTGGGCCCGGACGGGATGACCCTCGCGGAACTCATCGAGGCGCGGGAGGAGCGCACTCGGATTCAGTCGACGCCGGTCGAGTTCAGCAACGCCGGTTACCTGTAA
- a CDS encoding SDR family NAD(P)-dependent oxidoreductase produces the protein MVMTGGTSGFGAIVAERLKGGSARVILGARRPESDVDTFPLDLAELDSVRGFAAAVRDDLGETPIDALVLNAGLISPDADSRTVDGFETTFAVNHLAHYLLLRLLLPVLAEDAVVTLTTSGTHDPATKASLVTPRHADAELLAHPDRDPDREPKASKAGQHAYTASKLCAVLTARAVAERHPNLTALAYDPGQVFGTGLAKDLALPLRIAWKVMGTPAGWPVRRLSPTLNTRSAAGNTLADLVFGLQTPPDGHTYAALRRGNLTWIELSVQARDDKLAQTLWNDSARLVDFPD, from the coding sequence ATGGTGATGACCGGCGGGACTTCCGGATTCGGCGCGATCGTGGCGGAGCGGCTCAAAGGTGGCAGTGCCCGGGTGATCCTGGGTGCACGACGGCCGGAGTCCGACGTCGATACCTTTCCCCTGGATCTGGCCGAGCTGGACTCGGTGCGCGGGTTCGCCGCGGCGGTCCGGGACGATCTGGGTGAGACACCGATCGACGCGTTGGTGCTCAACGCCGGGCTCATCAGCCCCGACGCCGACAGCCGGACCGTCGACGGGTTCGAGACGACCTTCGCTGTGAACCACCTGGCGCACTATCTGCTGCTGCGGCTGCTGCTGCCGGTGCTGGCCGAGGACGCCGTCGTCACGCTGACCACCAGCGGAACCCACGATCCCGCAACGAAAGCCAGCCTGGTCACGCCCCGGCACGCCGACGCGGAACTGCTCGCCCACCCGGATCGCGACCCCGACCGGGAGCCCAAGGCGAGCAAAGCCGGCCAGCATGCCTACACCGCCTCCAAACTGTGTGCGGTGCTGACGGCGCGGGCAGTGGCCGAGCGCCACCCCAACCTGACAGCCCTCGCCTACGACCCCGGTCAAGTGTTCGGCACCGGCCTGGCCAAAGACCTCGCACTTCCCCTGCGGATCGCCTGGAAAGTGATGGGCACCCCCGCAGGCTGGCCGGTACGCCGCCTCAGCCCCACCCTCAACACCCGCTCCGCGGCCGGAAATACCTTGGCCGACTTGGTCTTCGGCCTCCAAACACCCCCGGACGGCCACACCTACGCCGCCCTGCGCCGTGGAAATCTCACGTGGATCGAACTGTCGGTCCAGGCACGCGACGACAAACTCGCCCAGACACTCTGGAACGACAGCGCCCGCCTCGTCGACTTTCCGGACTAA